A stretch of the Aegilops tauschii subsp. strangulata cultivar AL8/78 chromosome 4, Aet v6.0, whole genome shotgun sequence genome encodes the following:
- the LOC109750265 gene encoding uncharacterized protein, producing the protein MTATFATTVAASLSVAGGLGRLLGLGLGASLRPCSPRARTCVVHASGQQSVKEKAAAGLTAAAMAAALVLPEVAEAAGPGLPPSLKNFLLSIGSGGVVLLGIIGAVVAVSNFDPVKRG; encoded by the coding sequence ATGACCGCCACATTCGCGACCACCGTCGCGGCCTCTCTGTCCGTCGCAGGTGGCCTTGGGAGGCTGctcggcctcggcctcggcgCTTCGCTGCGACCCTGCTCGCCGCGGGCGAGGACGTGCGTCGTCCATGCGTCGGGGCAGCAGTCGGTGAAAGAGAAGGCCGCGGCCGGGCTGACCGCCGCGGCCATGGCGGCCGCGCTTGTGCTGCCGGAGGTCGCGGAGGCCGCTGGCCCCGGGCTTCCGCCGTCGCTCAAGAACTTCCTGCTCAGCatcggctccggcggggtcgtGCTCCTCGGcatcatcggcgccgtcgtcgcCGTCTCCAACTTCGACCCCGTCAAGCGAGGCTGA